From one Flavobacteriales bacterium genomic stretch:
- a CDS encoding NAD-dependent epimerase/dehydratase family protein yields MSRILVTGGAGFIASDLALKLASDPANQVTVVDNLLTGDRRKLPVQLPANLRFIKCDVNRFEDISAVFYAHGFDYVFHYAAVVGVKRTTDNPVMVLRDIDGIRNILDLSKNTGVKRVLYSSSSEVYGEPVEIPQNERTTPLNSKLPYAIVKNIGEAFLRSYQKEFGLEYTVFRFFNTYGPKQSRDFVVSKFIRAALANDDITLYGDGMQTRTFCYIDDNTDACLAAFHGNQVLNDVVNIGSDAELPIKDLARMIIDITGSSSRIVHLPPLEEGDMTRRMPDITRMRALLGREPLPLREGLERIIALATVSN; encoded by the coding sequence ATGTCACGCATCCTTGTCACCGGCGGCGCCGGCTTCATTGCCAGCGACCTCGCCCTCAAGCTCGCCAGCGATCCCGCCAACCAGGTCACGGTGGTGGACAATCTCCTCACCGGCGACCGGCGCAAGCTGCCTGTGCAATTGCCGGCCAACCTGCGGTTCATCAAGTGCGATGTGAACCGGTTCGAGGACATCAGCGCGGTGTTCTACGCCCATGGCTTCGACTACGTGTTCCACTACGCCGCCGTGGTGGGGGTGAAGCGCACCACGGACAATCCGGTGATGGTGCTGCGCGACATCGACGGCATCCGCAACATCCTCGACCTCTCGAAGAACACCGGCGTGAAGCGCGTGCTCTACAGCAGCAGCAGCGAGGTGTACGGCGAGCCGGTGGAGATCCCGCAGAACGAGCGCACCACGCCGCTCAACAGCAAATTGCCCTACGCCATCGTGAAGAACATCGGCGAGGCCTTCCTGCGCAGCTACCAGAAGGAATTCGGGCTCGAGTACACGGTGTTCCGCTTCTTCAACACCTACGGCCCCAAACAGAGCCGCGATTTCGTGGTGAGCAAGTTCATCCGCGCCGCGCTGGCCAATGACGACATCACGTTGTATGGTGATGGCATGCAGACGCGCACCTTCTGCTACATCGATGACAACACCGATGCCTGCCTCGCGGCATTCCATGGCAACCAGGTGCTCAACGATGTGGTCAACATCGGGAGCGATGCTGAATTGCCCATCAAGGACCTTGCGCGCATGATCATCGACATCACCGGCAGTTCCTCGCGCATCGTTCACTTGCCGCCGCTGGAAGAGGGCGACATGACGCGACGCATGCCCGACATCACCCGCATGCGGGCGCTCTTGGGCCGCGAGCCGCTTCCATTGCGCGAAGGGCTGGAGCGCATCATCGCACTCGCCACCGTGTCCAACTGA
- a CDS encoding T9SS type A sorting domain-containing protein produces MHLRYALPAMGAFLGLAAQAQPTLTAANDVPLDGMQFSVHSAEDFTSIGGGGTNVTWHYWNMLMPNTGNRDYRWFNASVTPSAALVPSASLLSTDGGTDTTFWDVDTDGLVQVGSRTNLTGGVINYSDPFTELKLPCTYLTAWTDQHAASYSISGFPVTRTGTITGIADAYGQLQLPSNYQHDVLRVRVRRQITDAAAIATTVRIETVNYYYQAMARYPKLKLQVDSVQINGGAWAVTKRAEWTGEGFVVGLPEGLSDEDVFTAYPNPTDGPLTIEVADGIGARVEIADAAGRIVEGFTLSSDRALVGTAHLRAGAYLVSVTALNGDRRVQRVVVQ; encoded by the coding sequence ATGCACCTTCGTTACGCGCTGCCCGCCATGGGCGCATTCCTCGGCCTCGCCGCACAGGCCCAACCCACCCTCACCGCTGCCAACGATGTCCCGCTCGATGGGATGCAATTCAGCGTTCACTCGGCCGAGGATTTCACCTCCATCGGCGGGGGAGGCACCAATGTCACCTGGCATTACTGGAACATGCTCATGCCGAACACAGGCAACCGCGATTACCGCTGGTTCAATGCATCCGTGACGCCCAGCGCGGCACTCGTGCCTAGCGCATCGCTTCTGAGCACCGATGGAGGCACCGATACCACCTTCTGGGACGTGGATACCGATGGGCTCGTGCAAGTGGGATCGCGCACCAACCTGACCGGCGGGGTGATCAATTACTCCGATCCCTTCACGGAGCTGAAGCTTCCCTGCACCTATCTCACGGCATGGACCGATCAGCACGCAGCCAGCTATTCCATCAGCGGCTTCCCGGTCACGCGCACCGGCACCATCACCGGCATCGCCGATGCCTACGGGCAGTTGCAATTGCCGAGCAACTACCAGCACGATGTGCTTCGCGTGAGGGTGCGCCGCCAGATCACCGATGCCGCTGCGATCGCTACCACGGTCCGCATCGAAACCGTGAACTATTACTACCAGGCAATGGCTCGGTATCCGAAGCTGAAGCTGCAGGTCGATTCCGTGCAGATCAACGGCGGCGCTTGGGCCGTGACCAAGCGCGCTGAGTGGACCGGGGAGGGCTTTGTCGTGGGCCTGCCGGAGGGTCTCTCCGACGAGGACGTGTTCACCGCCTATCCGAACCCCACCGATGGGCCGCTTACCATCGAGGTGGCCGACGGCATCGGAGCGCGCGTGGAGATCGCTGATGCAGCGGGCCGCATCGTCGAGGGCTTCACGCTGAGCAGTGATCGTGCTTTGGTCGGCACGGCGCACCTGCGTGCTGGCGCCTACCTGGTGAGCGTCACCGCGCTCAACGGCGATCGCCGCGTGCAACGTGTGGTGGTGCAATAG
- a CDS encoding metallophosphoesterase, whose product MSGSTKSRAQSRSQALSIVRILFFASSLYPSATLLAQRSPFNGLEVLPADSTGQYRILIGGHFHGESSNRSGYPASTLLANLDTINALGAQLFLSTGDLYMDARKDSARYARALFSKLKVPFFNAPGNHDRSGSTSEMADEASLDLAYHTIEPDSATGELLLINHVLARILVFDTELNDGSLSSYDLGRLSKLAMSESTLPVFIISHRPIWAEDDLQYSDLFKDNTRSLTGTNFRKEVFPILQRIAEHAQVYWISGSLGGQAPSSIFFQQHAPNITYIQCAIRDEPRDALLIADVHPDTVKWSAISLTGQELQAPGTYDAAWWRAQSGRGEGFNWRLLPYLIKRTLTRSEFWWGAAFAIVLVSLARRLYHRW is encoded by the coding sequence ATGAGCGGTTCCACCAAGTCTCGCGCCCAGAGCCGCAGCCAAGCGCTGAGCATCGTCCGCATCCTCTTCTTCGCTTCTTCTCTTTATCCCAGCGCCACCCTTCTCGCGCAACGCTCGCCTTTCAATGGCCTTGAGGTGCTGCCTGCCGATAGCACGGGCCAGTACCGCATCCTCATCGGTGGGCACTTCCACGGTGAGAGCAGCAATCGCAGCGGATATCCGGCCTCTACGCTGCTCGCCAACCTCGATACCATCAATGCTCTCGGCGCGCAGCTCTTCCTCAGCACCGGCGATCTTTATATGGATGCGAGGAAGGACAGCGCGCGGTACGCGCGCGCGTTATTCAGCAAGTTGAAGGTGCCCTTCTTCAACGCGCCCGGGAACCATGATCGGAGCGGTTCGACTTCGGAAATGGCTGATGAGGCATCCTTGGATCTGGCGTATCATACTATCGAACCAGACTCGGCCACCGGGGAATTACTTCTCATCAATCATGTTCTTGCTCGGATCCTTGTATTTGACACGGAATTGAATGATGGAAGTCTTTCATCCTATGATCTAGGTCGGTTGTCGAAGCTTGCAATGAGCGAATCGACGTTGCCTGTCTTCATCATCTCCCACCGCCCGATCTGGGCCGAAGATGACCTGCAATACTCCGACCTCTTCAAGGACAACACGCGCTCGCTCACGGGCACCAACTTCCGGAAGGAGGTGTTTCCGATTCTGCAGCGGATCGCCGAGCACGCGCAGGTCTATTGGATCAGCGGAAGCCTGGGCGGGCAGGCGCCCAGCAGCATCTTCTTCCAGCAGCACGCGCCCAACATCACCTACATCCAATGCGCCATCCGCGATGAGCCGCGCGATGCACTGCTGATCGCCGATGTGCATCCCGATACCGTGAAATGGAGCGCGATCTCGCTCACAGGGCAGGAGCTGCAAGCGCCGGGGACCTACGATGCGGCCTGGTGGCGCGCGCAGTCGGGCAGGGGAGAGGGCTTCAATTGGCGCTTGCTTCCGTACCTGATCAAGCGCACCCTCACGCGCTCTGAGTTCTGGTGGGGGGCAGCCTTTGCGATCGTCCTCGTCTCCTTGGCGCGGCGGCTCTATCACCGGTGGTGA
- a CDS encoding CPBP family intramembrane metalloprotease, translating into MAAFTLVGMGGGGWLLIAQVQGRDAFAILLGPWQWGLQAVVGTGAGLVIAWIGWWIIARPDMIEVRIRYAGLVRELMPDRSLQLAVSLCAGIGEELLFRGAVQYWLGIPLTAVLFVALHGYLPLRNGPLFRYGLFLTIAMLGIGWAADHCGLLLAMTAHAVIDAVLIRRLAAESVDFKNGAPRNP; encoded by the coding sequence ATGGCGGCCTTCACCCTCGTGGGCATGGGCGGCGGCGGCTGGTTGCTGATCGCGCAGGTACAGGGTCGTGATGCGTTCGCGATCCTGCTCGGGCCTTGGCAATGGGGCTTGCAGGCGGTCGTTGGCACCGGTGCGGGGCTCGTCATCGCATGGATCGGGTGGTGGATCATCGCGCGGCCTGACATGATTGAAGTGCGCATTCGCTACGCAGGTCTGGTGCGCGAGCTCATGCCCGATCGGTCGCTGCAGCTAGCGGTTTCGCTTTGTGCAGGCATCGGGGAGGAACTTCTCTTCCGCGGTGCCGTGCAATACTGGCTCGGCATCCCGCTCACCGCCGTGCTCTTCGTGGCACTGCACGGTTACTTGCCGCTGCGCAACGGTCCGCTATTCCGTTACGGGCTCTTCCTGACCATCGCCATGCTCGGCATCGGCTGGGCTGCCGATCACTGCGGATTGCTGCTGGCGATGACCGCGCACGCGGTGATCGATGCGGTGCTGATCAGGAGGCTCGCGGCGGAGTCCGTCGATTTCAAGAACGGCGCTCCACGAAATCCTTGA
- the asnB gene encoding asparagine synthase (glutamine-hydrolyzing), with protein MCGIAGIHGLEGITDPEALAHRMTGAMAHRGPDATGVLRRGNSVIGHRRLSIIDLSAGSNQPFVSTDGRYALAFNGEIYNYRELRKQLDWDWRTGSDTEVLLAAFAHWGSDCLHRLHGMFAFAVHDAAGDELFIARDRMGIKPLYWYRDDRHVLFASELRALLATGMVPRRLDSDALVDHLRYQTVHAPATMVQGVRMLEAGHWLRINDQEVRSGRWYDLVTAVDRSAERLPIEQVRKEVRDRLSRAVEKRLVSDVPFGAFLSGGIDSSAVVGLMAQASAQPVHTFSVVFDEEAFSEEKYARIVAMKFRTEHTAIRVQPADMLRLLPDALAAMDHPSADGSNTYLVSKVTKEAGITMALSGLGGDEVFAGYPVFTRTIALWKKRWVTQFPRGLRSLAATAIALARPGITSEKLGALLGLASFSVDDTFPVSRLTRTDSELRQLLRRDAMPANRVAKMMHALIRDDGGHALPLLSQVSLGELSTYLQSVLLRDTDQMSMAHALEVRVPFLDHELVEFVLGVSDAQKYPHTPKQLLVDSLGDLLPAEIVNRPKMGFTLPWELWMRNELRAFCEARIAYLERRPEFRKGAVAGLWRRFLAGDQRVNWSRLWSLVVLGDWLERHGIE; from the coding sequence ATGTGCGGCATCGCGGGCATCCACGGGCTTGAAGGCATTACCGACCCGGAGGCCCTGGCCCATCGCATGACCGGCGCCATGGCCCACCGCGGCCCTGATGCCACCGGCGTGCTGAGGCGGGGCAACAGCGTGATCGGCCACAGGCGCCTCAGCATCATCGACCTCTCGGCCGGCAGCAACCAGCCCTTCGTGAGCACCGATGGCCGCTACGCCCTCGCCTTCAACGGCGAGATCTACAATTACCGAGAGCTGAGGAAGCAGCTCGATTGGGACTGGCGCACAGGCTCCGACACCGAGGTGCTGCTGGCAGCCTTCGCGCACTGGGGCTCCGATTGCCTTCACCGGCTGCATGGCATGTTCGCCTTCGCGGTGCACGATGCCGCGGGCGACGAGCTCTTCATCGCCCGCGACCGCATGGGCATCAAGCCGCTCTATTGGTACCGCGACGATCGCCATGTGCTCTTTGCGAGCGAGCTGCGTGCCCTGCTGGCCACCGGAATGGTGCCGCGCCGCCTCGACTCCGATGCGCTCGTTGATCACCTCCGCTACCAGACCGTTCACGCGCCCGCAACCATGGTGCAGGGGGTCCGCATGCTGGAGGCCGGTCATTGGTTGCGGATCAACGACCAAGAGGTGCGCTCCGGGCGATGGTATGACCTGGTCACCGCAGTGGACCGTTCCGCGGAGCGCTTGCCGATCGAGCAGGTGCGGAAAGAGGTGCGTGATCGGCTCTCTCGTGCAGTGGAGAAACGGCTCGTGAGCGATGTGCCCTTCGGCGCATTCCTCAGCGGCGGCATCGACAGCAGTGCGGTGGTAGGGCTCATGGCGCAGGCCAGCGCGCAGCCGGTCCACACCTTCTCGGTGGTCTTCGATGAAGAGGCCTTCAGCGAGGAGAAGTACGCGCGGATCGTCGCGATGAAGTTCCGCACCGAGCATACCGCGATCCGCGTGCAGCCGGCGGACATGCTTCGTCTGCTGCCCGATGCCCTCGCCGCCATGGACCATCCCAGCGCCGACGGCTCCAACACCTATTTGGTCTCGAAGGTGACCAAGGAGGCCGGCATCACCATGGCCCTGAGCGGACTGGGCGGCGATGAGGTCTTCGCCGGCTATCCGGTATTCACGCGCACGATCGCCTTGTGGAAGAAACGATGGGTGACGCAGTTCCCACGAGGGCTCAGGTCATTGGCCGCAACGGCCATTGCGCTTGCCCGCCCGGGCATCACCAGTGAGAAGCTCGGTGCGCTGCTTGGACTGGCTTCTTTCAGCGTCGATGACACCTTCCCGGTCTCCCGGCTCACCCGCACCGATTCCGAGCTGCGGCAACTGCTGAGGCGCGATGCCATGCCGGCCAATCGTGTGGCGAAGATGATGCACGCCCTGATCCGCGACGATGGCGGTCATGCATTGCCCTTGCTGAGCCAGGTGTCCTTGGGCGAACTGTCGACCTACCTGCAAAGCGTGCTCTTGCGCGATACGGACCAGATGAGCATGGCGCATGCGCTCGAGGTGCGCGTGCCCTTCCTTGATCATGAATTGGTGGAGTTCGTGCTCGGCGTGAGCGATGCGCAGAAGTACCCGCACACTCCGAAGCAGCTCTTGGTCGATTCGCTCGGCGACCTGTTGCCAGCGGAGATCGTGAACCGCCCCAAGATGGGCTTCACGCTTCCGTGGGAGCTCTGGATGCGCAACGAGCTTCGTGCATTCTGCGAAGCGCGGATCGCCTACCTCGAGCGCAGGCCCGAGTTCCGGAAAGGAGCCGTGGCGGGCCTATGGCGGCGTTTCCTGGCCGGTGACCAGCGCGTGAATTGGTCGCGGCTCTGGTCGCTGGTGGTCCTGGGCGATTGGCTCGAGCGGCACGGCATCGAATAG
- a CDS encoding CotH kinase family protein — MAAVLLVGGFGADRLLKSKRHPGLAVFVKQLARNYPKAFAHEPETIAITIKAHDLEEIERVVEEARARGVILPEGNSYVPAEVDGGAGAFKAKVRIKGKLTDHVEGKKWSLRVIAKKDGGFKGMQRFSLQHPGTRNYLCDWLYHRLMQAEGVAALQYGFVRVRLNDDDLGIYAYEEHFGPELLARNGRAPGPLFRFDPALFWEHRLNEMNKLRFDEPFAAYQAASLDAFGSSELEKDKEARAQFEEAVALVDGFRRGRLSASQVFDADRIARHHAILDLVGGHHSMDFSDVKFYYDPLAKRVEPVSYESFSAHGIRSLAGSNKYIGRQEPGMDLHTQWFNDEALFRAYVQHLERVSRAAWLDSAFAALGPALDSASATLYREFPYKELDRSVYYSNQKIIRKLLDPPKPLHAYLRDNGPDTVCVTVVPIEGLPIEVHALLLPDGARATVIGRSIVPVRKPGRVGEPMELRFAVQQKVERGDLKLECSVLGASVKRNVEVFPYALFDGEAIARMSSADPLALPFLAFDDTARVITIKPGDWSIAADVELPAGYTVRATAPLNLRIAKGVRLRSRSPLEWKGLNEAAIQIVNDGELQLLECRKESVLEGVMVQGAGTMLVQESPLRMSHCAFATTSASDHFTVVRSTVKMKEVVFAGGDDGLTAIASVVQADECEVRGAKDDALVMRGGSVAWKNGVLLGGKGAALKLSVQGEAVIEGGRIGSDGDGIEVRDGSELEVVKCAIEAKGDGIVVKDQERISGPGRVGLKATSITAGGKEIVPGEGNEVTLDGKSLSGVAP, encoded by the coding sequence ATGGCCGCGGTGCTCCTGGTAGGCGGCTTTGGTGCCGACCGGCTGCTGAAGAGCAAGCGGCATCCGGGCCTGGCGGTCTTTGTGAAGCAACTGGCGCGCAACTACCCCAAGGCATTCGCGCATGAGCCTGAGACCATCGCCATCACCATCAAGGCTCACGACCTGGAGGAGATTGAGCGTGTGGTGGAGGAGGCCCGCGCGCGAGGCGTGATCCTGCCCGAGGGCAACAGTTATGTGCCCGCCGAGGTCGATGGTGGTGCAGGCGCCTTCAAGGCCAAGGTGCGGATCAAGGGCAAGCTCACCGATCACGTGGAGGGCAAGAAGTGGAGCCTGCGCGTGATCGCCAAGAAGGATGGCGGCTTCAAGGGCATGCAGCGCTTCAGTTTGCAGCATCCCGGCACGCGCAACTACCTCTGCGATTGGCTCTACCACCGGCTCATGCAGGCGGAAGGCGTGGCTGCGCTCCAGTACGGCTTCGTGCGCGTTCGCCTCAACGACGATGACCTCGGCATCTACGCATACGAGGAGCACTTCGGCCCTGAACTGCTCGCGCGCAACGGTCGTGCGCCCGGCCCGCTCTTCCGCTTCGATCCCGCGCTGTTCTGGGAGCACCGCCTCAACGAGATGAACAAGCTGCGCTTCGATGAGCCTTTCGCAGCGTACCAAGCCGCATCGCTCGATGCATTCGGCAGCAGCGAGCTGGAGAAGGACAAGGAGGCGCGCGCGCAATTCGAGGAAGCCGTGGCCTTGGTCGATGGCTTCCGCCGCGGACGGCTCAGCGCCTCCCAGGTCTTCGATGCGGATCGCATCGCGCGCCATCATGCCATCCTCGACCTCGTGGGCGGCCACCATAGCATGGACTTCAGCGACGTGAAGTTCTACTACGATCCGCTCGCCAAGCGCGTGGAGCCCGTGAGCTACGAGAGCTTCAGCGCGCACGGCATCCGCTCCTTGGCGGGCAGCAACAAGTACATCGGGCGCCAGGAGCCGGGCATGGACCTGCACACCCAATGGTTCAACGACGAAGCGCTCTTCCGCGCTTATGTGCAGCATCTGGAGCGCGTGAGCCGCGCGGCCTGGCTCGATAGCGCCTTTGCCGCGTTGGGTCCCGCGCTCGACAGCGCCAGCGCCACGCTCTACCGCGAGTTCCCATACAAGGAACTCGATCGCAGCGTCTATTACAGCAACCAGAAGATCATCCGCAAGCTGCTCGATCCGCCCAAGCCGCTGCACGCCTACCTGCGTGACAATGGCCCGGACACCGTGTGCGTGACCGTGGTGCCCATTGAAGGATTGCCCATCGAGGTGCATGCGCTGCTGCTGCCCGACGGCGCGCGTGCTACCGTGATCGGCAGGTCCATCGTGCCGGTGCGCAAGCCGGGCCGTGTGGGCGAGCCGATGGAACTGCGCTTCGCCGTGCAGCAGAAGGTGGAGCGCGGCGACCTGAAGCTCGAGTGCTCCGTGCTCGGCGCTTCGGTGAAACGGAACGTGGAGGTCTTCCCCTATGCCTTATTCGACGGCGAGGCGATCGCACGCATGTCCAGCGCTGATCCGCTCGCATTGCCCTTCCTGGCCTTCGATGACACGGCGCGTGTGATCACGATCAAGCCCGGGGATTGGTCCATCGCTGCGGATGTTGAATTGCCGGCCGGTTACACGGTGCGGGCCACGGCACCGCTGAATCTGCGCATCGCCAAGGGCGTGAGGCTGCGGTCGCGGTCGCCGTTGGAATGGAAAGGCCTGAACGAAGCGGCTATCCAAATCGTGAACGACGGCGAGCTGCAGCTGCTGGAGTGCCGGAAGGAATCAGTGCTGGAAGGCGTTATGGTGCAAGGAGCGGGCACCATGCTTGTTCAGGAGTCGCCGTTGCGCATGTCGCATTGCGCGTTCGCCACCACCAGCGCAAGTGACCATTTCACAGTCGTACGCAGCACGGTGAAGATGAAGGAGGTCGTATTCGCCGGCGGCGATGACGGTCTCACAGCGATCGCCTCGGTCGTGCAAGCGGATGAATGCGAGGTGCGCGGCGCGAAGGACGATGCCCTGGTCATGCGCGGGGGAAGCGTTGCTTGGAAGAATGGCGTGCTGCTTGGCGGCAAGGGCGCAGCGCTGAAGCTCAGCGTGCAGGGCGAAGCAGTGATCGAAGGAGGGCGCATCGGGTCCGATGGCGATGGAATTGAGGTGCGCGATGGTTCGGAACTGGAAGTCGTGAAGTGCGCGATCGAGGCGAAGGGCGACGGCATCGTGGTGAAGGACCAGGAGCGCATCAGCGGCCCGGGCCGGGTTGGGTTGAAGGCCACCTCGATCACCGCAGGAGGGAAGGAGATCGTTCCCGGCGAGGGCAATGAGGTGACGCTCGATGGGAAGTCCTTAAGCGGTGTGGCGCCATGA
- a CDS encoding outer membrane beta-barrel protein: MRLATLRLPLLFLALAALSTSRAQYAWDIGFHIGGANYLGEMGGKDQPRRDFIWDMKLSQTRWAIGGFARRKLNRSFSISTGLMYMRLQGADALTESYRPRRGRNLNFRNDLIEWYLRPEFTIFQDNDVGGRGRYKTDFRLFGYVGVGVYYHNPKGQINREGAYYNLQPLTTELVDYSRIGVSIPAGIGLHFTKKRRHRYGFDIGWRTTFTDYIDDVSTTYKNPDLLPGGATGDAAQLADQSSYAYALDPTLPDPNNYGWGSLQANGQPENIRGDPTHNDSYLTMTFTYSYVLRGQSNFYRQRYSWIRGGKRVGRKSRAKF; encoded by the coding sequence ATGCGCCTTGCTACGCTACGACTTCCGCTCCTCTTCCTCGCTCTGGCAGCCCTGTCAACGTCAAGGGCCCAATATGCCTGGGACATCGGTTTCCACATCGGCGGAGCTAACTACTTGGGCGAGATGGGCGGCAAGGACCAGCCCCGTCGCGATTTCATCTGGGACATGAAGCTAAGCCAGACGCGCTGGGCCATCGGAGGCTTCGCCCGGCGAAAGCTGAACCGGTCATTCTCCATCAGCACCGGCTTGATGTATATGCGCCTGCAGGGCGCGGATGCCCTCACCGAGAGCTATCGCCCGCGTCGTGGCCGCAACCTGAACTTCCGCAACGACCTGATTGAATGGTACCTACGCCCGGAGTTCACCATCTTCCAGGATAATGATGTCGGAGGCCGGGGCCGTTACAAGACTGACTTCCGGTTGTTCGGATACGTGGGCGTCGGCGTGTACTACCACAACCCGAAAGGGCAAATCAACCGCGAGGGTGCCTATTACAACCTGCAGCCCCTCACCACCGAGCTCGTTGACTACTCGCGCATCGGCGTTAGCATCCCGGCCGGGATCGGCTTGCACTTCACCAAGAAGCGCCGGCACCGCTACGGCTTCGATATCGGCTGGCGCACCACCTTCACCGATTACATCGACGATGTGAGCACCACCTACAAGAATCCGGATTTGCTTCCGGGAGGTGCTACCGGCGATGCGGCTCAACTGGCTGACCAAAGCTCTTACGCTTACGCGCTTGACCCCACCCTGCCGGACCCGAATAACTATGGATGGGGCTCGTTGCAAGCCAATGGCCAGCCCGAGAACATCCGCGGCGATCCCACGCACAACGACAGCTACCTGACCATGACCTTCACGTACAGCTATGTGCTGCGCGGTCAATCCAACTTCTACCGCCAGCGCTACAGCTGGATCCGTGGCGGGAAGCGCGTGGGCCGCAAGTCGAGGGCGAAATTCTGA
- the mnmD gene encoding tRNA (5-methylaminomethyl-2-thiouridine)(34)-methyltransferase MnmD produces MTGPELPFQEAPRDRQPVRTADGSLTLSWGPEHYHSIHGAVVESTHVFIKSGLEAAGLKHSHLLEVGLGTGLNLLLTWVRCLEGKLTADYTALEPHPLSPAELDQLGHCGDLAWPGLHEPFIERMTSPSEDWHEALGGLRFRKLPIRVQEFNEASAYDLIYYDAFAPRHQPEMWTAEVFQRMFDALHPGGVLVTYCAKGEVRRNLQAVGFTVERLPGPPGKREMLRARKG; encoded by the coding sequence ATGACAGGGCCAGAGCTTCCTTTCCAAGAGGCGCCGCGAGATCGGCAGCCGGTGCGCACCGCCGATGGATCGCTAACGCTGAGCTGGGGCCCGGAGCATTACCACAGCATCCATGGCGCGGTGGTGGAGAGCACGCACGTGTTCATCAAATCCGGGCTCGAGGCTGCTGGATTGAAGCATTCTCACCTGCTCGAAGTGGGCCTCGGCACTGGCCTCAACCTGCTGCTCACGTGGGTGCGCTGCCTCGAGGGCAAGCTCACGGCCGATTACACCGCGTTGGAGCCGCACCCGCTGAGCCCAGCTGAGCTGGACCAGCTCGGGCATTGCGGCGATCTGGCGTGGCCAGGCCTGCACGAGCCCTTCATCGAGCGCATGACTTCGCCATCGGAGGACTGGCATGAGGCGCTCGGCGGCCTGCGCTTCCGCAAACTTCCCATCCGCGTGCAGGAGTTCAACGAGGCAAGCGCTTATGATTTGATCTACTACGATGCCTTTGCGCCGCGGCATCAGCCGGAGATGTGGACTGCCGAGGTTTTCCAGCGCATGTTCGATGCGCTCCACCCGGGTGGGGTGCTGGTGACCTATTGCGCCAAGGGCGAAGTGCGGCGCAACCTGCAGGCCGTCGGCTTCACCGTTGAGCGCCTGCCGGGCCCGCCCGGAAAGCGCGAGATGCTGCGCGCCCGGAAAGGTTGA
- a CDS encoding nitroreductase, whose translation MKFSVSEISELIRHRRTIYPKDYTSREVHREVVERILTNATWAPTHGLTQPWRFTVFTGAARDQLADFLGETYRASTPPEKFLQKKLDNMTQRPLQSSVVIAIGMERDPKGKISARDEQWAVACAVQNMHLTCAAYGLGGFWATGGPMTGEAMRRFLGLGADGQAMGLFYLGYPAIEWPSSHRRPLETVTDWRTA comes from the coding sequence ATGAAATTCAGCGTGAGCGAGATCAGCGAGCTCATCCGGCACCGCCGTACCATCTACCCGAAAGACTACACCAGCCGCGAGGTGCATCGTGAAGTGGTGGAGCGCATCCTCACCAATGCCACGTGGGCGCCCACCCATGGCCTCACGCAGCCTTGGCGCTTCACGGTTTTCACGGGAGCAGCGCGCGATCAGCTCGCGGATTTCCTCGGCGAGACCTATCGCGCGAGCACGCCACCGGAGAAGTTCCTCCAAAAGAAACTCGACAACATGACCCAAAGGCCGCTCCAGAGCAGCGTGGTGATCGCCATCGGCATGGAGCGCGATCCCAAGGGGAAGATCAGCGCGCGCGATGAGCAATGGGCCGTGGCCTGCGCCGTGCAGAACATGCACTTGACCTGCGCAGCCTATGGCCTCGGAGGCTTTTGGGCTACCGGCGGACCCATGACCGGTGAAGCCATGCGCAGGTTCCTCGGACTCGGTGCCGATGGCCAGGCCATGGGCCTCTTCTACCTGGGTTATCCGGCGATCGAATGGCCCAGCAGCCATCGGCGTCCCCTGGAAACCGTGACGGACTGGCGAACCGCCTGA